The following coding sequences lie in one Hydrogenophaga sp. PBL-H3 genomic window:
- a CDS encoding PEP-CTERM sorting domain-containing protein has translation MFRLKTLCRALCLATGLIVSAGAATAATPLSAIGGTATQLLGSAVAFNPDWFDDASSFARRSASSFDLSSMLMGASLLLTQPANVTYTLVGFEAGFNNAFVSGGEQLNNRGGSTSRLGTSMSFSHVTASPLDFGFLSNGSGALFGNGNSRTGLVMSNDGQSALILFNDLYSGDRDFDDMVIRVSISAVPEPEMLGMLLAGLCLVAAGARRRVKRMDLLAV, from the coding sequence ATGTTCCGTCTGAAAACCCTCTGCCGGGCCCTGTGTCTGGCCACCGGCCTGATCGTCTCGGCCGGCGCCGCCACCGCGGCAACTCCGCTGTCCGCCATCGGTGGCACCGCCACCCAGCTGCTCGGTTCCGCCGTTGCGTTCAACCCCGACTGGTTCGACGATGCATCGTCGTTCGCCCGCCGCAGCGCCAGCAGCTTCGACCTGAGCTCGATGCTCATGGGCGCTTCCCTGCTGCTCACGCAGCCGGCCAACGTCACATACACGCTGGTGGGGTTTGAAGCCGGCTTCAACAACGCCTTCGTGTCGGGCGGCGAACAACTGAACAACCGTGGCGGCTCGACGTCCCGGCTCGGCACGTCGATGAGCTTCAGCCATGTCACGGCATCGCCGCTGGACTTCGGTTTCCTGTCCAACGGAAGCGGCGCACTGTTCGGCAATGGCAACTCGCGCACGGGCCTGGTGATGTCCAACGACGGGCAGAGCGCGCTCATCCTGTTCAACGACTTGTACTCGGGCGACCGCGATTTCGACGACATGGTGATCCGCGTGTCGATTTCGGCGGTGCCCGAGCCCGAGATGCTGGGCATGCTGCTGGCCGGCTTGTGCCTGGTGGCAGCAGGTGCACGGCGTCGTGTGAAGCGCATGGACTTGTTGGCGGTTTGA
- a CDS encoding trypsin-like serine peptidase, with product MVRLDGDARGWAAGRRAERVRAGQAWLRRWVCACVCLGVGAARALTGGAGPSEEPTDPAWAAVGSLDVGGRLFSATLIGRQHVITAAHVVAGANPANIRFRSAAADGFSSAGTSVQVHPGYTGSSAHNSPGDPSVHADLAIVRLATPAPSAMPVARVFTGPVLGRVLTLVSHGGSTTLFTTGENRADVVFPDFLGRPATYLFDFDGPDLASNRLGPAVPANGTLGAEREATLANGDSGSAAFVRVDGRWYLAGVNTFNISFGAAGGARVAGTGGGGVVLGEQLEWIRGELERVPPVPGGRAP from the coding sequence ATGGTCCGATTGGATGGTGATGCGCGTGGGTGGGCAGCGGGTCGACGGGCGGAGCGTGTGCGCGCCGGCCAGGCGTGGCTGCGGCGTTGGGTTTGCGCGTGCGTCTGCTTGGGCGTGGGCGCTGCCCGGGCGCTCACCGGCGGCGCCGGCCCGAGCGAAGAACCCACCGACCCCGCCTGGGCCGCCGTTGGCAGCCTGGACGTGGGTGGGCGGCTGTTCAGCGCCACCCTGATCGGTCGGCAGCATGTGATCACGGCGGCTCATGTGGTGGCAGGCGCAAACCCGGCGAACATCCGCTTTCGCAGCGCGGCCGCCGACGGCTTTTCAAGCGCCGGCACCTCGGTGCAAGTGCACCCGGGCTACACCGGCAGCAGCGCCCACAACAGCCCGGGCGACCCCTCCGTGCACGCCGACCTGGCCATCGTGCGGCTGGCCACACCGGCACCATCAGCGATGCCGGTCGCACGCGTGTTCACCGGGCCGGTGCTGGGACGCGTCCTCACCCTGGTGAGCCACGGCGGCAGCACCACGCTCTTCACCACCGGCGAGAACCGCGCCGACGTGGTGTTCCCCGATTTTCTGGGACGCCCGGCCACCTACCTGTTCGACTTCGATGGACCCGACCTCGCCAGCAACCGCCTGGGCCCCGCCGTGCCCGCCAACGGCACCCTGGGCGCTGAGCGGGAGGCGACCCTGGCCAACGGCGACTCGGGCAGCGCGGCCTTTGTGCGCGTCGATGGCCGGTGGTACCTCGCCGGCGTCAACACCTTCAACATCAGCTTCGGTGCTGCCGGCGGTGCACGCGTGGCCGGCACGGGTGGTGGGGGTGTGGTGCTGGGCGAGCAGCTGGAATGGATCCGTGGCGAACTGGAGCGGGTGCCACCGGTGCCGGGTGGGCGCGCCCCGTGA
- a CDS encoding glycosyltransferase WbuB — MKILIHSANFAPEPTGIGKYSGEMAEWLAAQGHEVRVVAAPPYYPAWKLDEKYRWPPWRHEVWRGVRVWRAPLWVPRKPGGLKRVLHLCTFALSSLPVMLRQVVWRPDVVLTVAPALVCAPAGWLTARLAGAQAWLHVQDFEVDVALQMGLLKGALLGRAIRAAESVLLKRFDVVSTISQRMRQHLVRKGVAPERTHLFVNWADVDRIKPLTQPSSYRTELGLAPSTRVALFSGTLSAKQGLMVIPQAARLLAHRHDVLFVVCGNGPMQPELEQAARTLPNLRLLPLQPLERLGDLLGLADVHLLPQSQEAEDLVLPSKLTGMLASGRPVVATCRADTELATVVRQFGRVVEPGDAAALAQAISELWTDPELRQTLGTQARAHAMQHLTRDGVLQALVDRMQTPSLQTQAST; from the coding sequence ATGAAGATCCTGATCCACAGCGCCAACTTCGCACCCGAGCCCACCGGCATCGGCAAGTACTCGGGCGAGATGGCCGAGTGGCTGGCTGCGCAGGGCCACGAGGTTCGCGTGGTGGCCGCGCCGCCCTACTACCCCGCGTGGAAGCTCGACGAGAAATACCGTTGGCCGCCCTGGCGCCACGAGGTGTGGCGCGGCGTGCGGGTGTGGCGCGCACCGCTGTGGGTGCCGCGCAAGCCCGGTGGTCTCAAGCGGGTGCTGCACCTGTGCACCTTTGCCCTGTCGTCGCTGCCGGTGATGCTGCGCCAGGTGGTGTGGCGGCCCGACGTGGTGCTCACCGTGGCACCGGCACTGGTGTGCGCCCCCGCGGGCTGGCTCACCGCCCGCCTTGCCGGGGCCCAGGCCTGGCTGCATGTGCAGGACTTCGAGGTCGACGTGGCGCTGCAGATGGGCCTGCTCAAGGGGGCGCTGCTGGGCCGAGCCATTCGCGCGGCCGAATCGGTGTTGCTCAAACGCTTCGATGTCGTCTCCACCATTTCGCAGCGCATGCGCCAGCACCTGGTGCGCAAGGGCGTTGCGCCCGAGCGCACGCACCTCTTCGTGAACTGGGCGGACGTGGACCGCATCAAGCCCCTGACCCAGCCCAGCAGCTACCGCACCGAGCTGGGCCTGGCGCCCAGCACGCGCGTGGCCCTGTTCTCCGGCACGCTCAGCGCCAAGCAGGGACTGATGGTGATTCCGCAGGCCGCGCGCCTGCTCGCCCACCGCCACGACGTGCTCTTTGTGGTGTGCGGCAACGGGCCCATGCAGCCCGAACTGGAGCAGGCCGCCCGGACACTGCCCAACCTGCGCCTGCTGCCGCTGCAGCCGCTGGAACGCCTGGGAGATCTGCTCGGGCTGGCCGATGTCCATCTGCTGCCCCAGAGCCAGGAAGCCGAGGATCTGGTGCTGCCCTCCAAACTGACCGGCATGCTGGCCAGTGGCCGGCCGGTGGTGGCCACCTGCCGCGCCGACACCGAGCTGGCCACCGTGGTGCGGCAGTTCGGTCGCGTGGTCGAGCCGGGCGATGCCGCCGCGCTGGCCCAGGCCATTTCCGAGCTGTGGACCGACCCGGAACTGCGGCAAACGCTGGGCACACAGGCACGGGCGCACGCCATGCAACACCTCACGCGCGACGGCGTTCTGCAGGCCCTGGTGGACCGCATGCAGACACCCTCGCTTCAGACCCAGGCCAGCACATGA
- a CDS encoding glycosyltransferase family 4 protein translates to MNSTAQPIPFPPPGDIVIFQPEFVEFGGEERVILSLSEGLHAQGKPHSVLCYHDRIGLERHAQLPLRVHQLRPGPRAAERVRSLRAALQRIESEQSPVPVLFNIQAALHAGLGGAQRYHLRIPDTYRLLSQAAPMAPWHPGRLKTGLRDWATGRGVRRARELLTNTRALADEMQTLYGRRADVVYLGGQGDIAQQAPTRAASPVELLSVSRLQTSKRIDWILRALAALKDDAAMPHWQLHVAGTGPERDTLPELAQALGLGDRVQFHGFVSDEQLALLYQRSHVFLMPALQGYGLPALEALYRHSAVVMSEESGAAEVLRGTPWVTVAQPGEPAFATALRETLLRVTQPGFHAQPLPPLPTMQAWSRELIDRLGW, encoded by the coding sequence ATGAACAGCACCGCGCAACCCATTCCATTTCCGCCCCCGGGCGACATCGTCATCTTCCAGCCCGAGTTCGTGGAGTTCGGGGGAGAAGAACGGGTGATCCTGTCGTTGTCCGAAGGCTTGCACGCGCAGGGCAAACCACACAGCGTGCTGTGCTACCACGACCGCATTGGCCTGGAACGGCATGCGCAGCTGCCGCTGCGCGTGCACCAGCTGCGTCCTGGCCCACGTGCGGCCGAGCGCGTGCGCAGCCTGCGCGCGGCGCTGCAACGCATCGAGTCAGAGCAAAGCCCGGTGCCCGTGCTGTTCAACATCCAGGCCGCGCTGCACGCCGGACTGGGTGGCGCGCAGCGCTACCACCTGCGCATACCGGACACCTACCGACTGCTGTCACAGGCCGCACCGATGGCGCCCTGGCATCCGGGGCGCTTGAAGACGGGTTTGCGCGACTGGGCCACGGGGCGTGGCGTGCGCCGCGCCCGCGAGCTGCTGACCAACACCCGCGCGCTGGCCGACGAGATGCAGACGCTGTATGGCCGCCGTGCCGATGTGGTGTACCTGGGGGGCCAGGGCGACATCGCGCAGCAGGCGCCCACGCGGGCAGCGAGTCCGGTGGAGCTGCTCAGCGTGTCGCGGCTGCAGACCAGCAAGCGCATCGACTGGATCCTGCGTGCGCTGGCCGCGCTCAAGGACGACGCTGCCATGCCGCACTGGCAGCTGCATGTGGCGGGCACGGGCCCGGAACGGGACACCTTGCCCGAACTGGCACAAGCGCTCGGCCTCGGGGATCGCGTGCAGTTCCATGGCTTCGTGAGCGACGAGCAACTGGCGCTGCTGTACCAGCGCTCGCACGTGTTCCTGATGCCCGCGCTGCAGGGCTATGGCTTGCCCGCACTGGAGGCGCTGTACCGCCACAGCGCGGTGGTGATGAGCGAAGAATCCGGCGCCGCCGAGGTGCTGCGCGGCACGCCCTGGGTCACCGTGGCGCAGCCCGGTGAGCCGGCCTTCGCCACGGCATTGCGCGAGACGCTCCTGCGCGTGACGCAGCCCGGCTTCCATGCGCAGCCATTGCCGCCGCTGCCCACCATGCAGGCCTGGTCGCGCGAGCTGATCGACAGGCTGGGCTGGTAA
- a CDS encoding PEP-CTERM sorting domain-containing protein, protein MKSISRSLAATAVMALASASAMAQSTTFQNGSFESGLSSWSTDGDVLVTTSGRKIAILSTASLDYEDDVPLGAGFNNNSGTAAVDFSFTNNLAGVAVGSLDIGGIAYEGSALRQDFTATAGDQITVKFDWAFLSSDTSNADFGFVAINDTVVSFVNIASSPLASSFTGNFGDFSVANWVFTQNSYTYTAANDGAVSIVIGVADIGDYLGTSELRIDNVSVSAVPEPETYALMLAGLGLMGGYIRRRQKNGGVTAA, encoded by the coding sequence ATGAAATCGATCTCCCGCAGCCTGGCTGCCACCGCCGTGATGGCACTGGCCAGCGCCTCGGCCATGGCCCAGAGCACCACTTTTCAAAACGGCAGCTTCGAATCCGGCCTGAGCAGCTGGTCGACCGATGGCGACGTGCTGGTGACCACCAGCGGCCGCAAGATCGCCATCCTGTCCACCGCCTCGCTCGACTATGAGGACGACGTGCCCCTGGGCGCCGGCTTCAACAACAACTCGGGCACGGCAGCGGTGGACTTCTCTTTCACCAACAACCTCGCCGGCGTGGCCGTGGGCTCGCTGGACATCGGTGGCATTGCCTACGAAGGGTCAGCCCTGCGGCAGGATTTCACGGCCACCGCCGGGGACCAGATCACCGTCAAGTTCGACTGGGCGTTCCTGTCGTCCGACACGTCCAATGCCGACTTCGGCTTCGTTGCCATCAACGACACCGTCGTCAGCTTCGTGAACATCGCCAGCAGCCCGCTGGCCAGCAGCTTCACCGGCAACTTCGGCGACTTCAGCGTGGCCAACTGGGTGTTCACCCAGAACAGCTACACCTACACCGCCGCCAACGACGGCGCGGTGTCGATCGTTATCGGTGTGGCCGACATCGGTGACTACCTGGGCACCAGCGAACTGCGCATCGACAACGTGAGCGTGAGTGCCGTGCCCGAACCCGAGACCTATGCGCTGATGCTGGCCGGCCTCGGACTCATGGGTGGCTACATCCGCCGTCGCCAGAAAAATGGTGGCGTGACGGCGGCCTGA
- a CDS encoding 5'-nucleotidase C-terminal domain-containing protein: MKANRSPLRRNACTLAVSLALVTGFGAAWAEELTVLHIGDQESWLLSAQGNLRNDPSQAISFYGGVDRLASIIAARKAAAQAAGGTAIVLNAGDSFLPGPRLTASFNNLGAAAPDGGQDFYDAIANRAIGIDATTFGNHEFDLDNTGPVAARFAEVSGTTYISINLDFSVTPEFANLAAQGKVRGSKILTTAGGKKVGVIGVTTPLLPSISSPPAGIMKNWNAGSSELQNLQALLPLVQAEINDLRNNLGVTAIVVMSHLQNSANELNVLIPGLTGVDMVISGGGHELMRDSDDLVISGGVAPTYNTHPVFANDLGGKAVPMVTGHFGNRYVGEVRLNVDDTSGAVTGVLSTRMIRVSGNTVGFQPPGSNPVPAFVPADADAVAGDPALQASVITPVGSFIAALNAQVIGTTATKLNGPTHVACTPLPCEYTEGVRNADTGLGNLVADAMRFAGGAEVAIQNGGGIRTSIAAAGNVTTGDTFNVLPFTNLVKTAPVMNAAQLKDLMEHSVAASTPGGSAQGRFAQISGIQVTYDTTRPARVSTGAAAAQVGTGQRIRRIVMDDGTVLVDNGAVVSPRAFSFATIDFTANGGDGYPFAANNVVFNNTVNTITYQEALASFIKAPKAAGGLQRLSPADGDEITTNMYGEENAFDLHGRLIDVAVAKAVAGVTRTGTTGRDTLVGTAGDDIIIGGAGADTLTGGAGGDIFRFTSTRDAGDTITDFTPYADKLDLTPLLGSLGVAGNGVASGHVTFLDVIGGVQLSIDTDGAAGPAVARPLVLLKGLTAAQMAPGRDLLAPIAP, translated from the coding sequence ATGAAAGCCAACCGCAGTCCTCTGCGCCGCAACGCCTGCACCCTCGCGGTGTCATTGGCCCTCGTCACCGGTTTCGGCGCCGCCTGGGCGGAAGAGCTCACGGTGTTGCACATCGGTGACCAGGAGTCCTGGCTGCTGTCTGCCCAGGGCAACCTGCGCAACGATCCGAGCCAGGCCATCTCCTTCTATGGTGGCGTGGACCGCCTCGCCAGCATCATCGCGGCGCGCAAGGCTGCGGCCCAGGCCGCTGGCGGAACCGCCATCGTGCTCAACGCAGGCGATTCGTTCCTGCCCGGCCCGCGCCTCACGGCCAGCTTCAACAACCTGGGCGCCGCCGCGCCCGATGGTGGACAAGACTTCTACGACGCCATCGCCAACCGTGCCATCGGCATTGACGCCACCACCTTCGGCAACCACGAGTTCGATCTGGACAACACCGGCCCGGTGGCGGCCCGGTTTGCCGAGGTGTCGGGCACCACCTACATTTCGATCAATCTCGATTTCAGCGTCACCCCCGAGTTCGCCAACCTGGCTGCTCAGGGCAAAGTGCGCGGTTCCAAGATCCTCACCACCGCCGGTGGCAAGAAGGTCGGTGTCATCGGCGTCACCACGCCGTTGCTGCCCAGCATCTCGTCGCCTCCTGCCGGGATCATGAAGAACTGGAATGCGGGCAGCAGCGAGCTCCAGAACCTGCAGGCCCTGTTGCCGCTGGTGCAGGCCGAGATCAACGACCTGCGCAACAACCTGGGCGTGACGGCCATCGTCGTCATGAGCCACCTGCAGAACTCGGCCAACGAGCTCAACGTGCTGATCCCTGGTCTCACCGGCGTGGACATGGTCATCTCCGGCGGCGGTCATGAGCTGATGCGCGATTCGGATGATCTGGTCATCAGCGGCGGTGTCGCACCGACCTACAACACCCACCCCGTGTTTGCCAACGACCTCGGTGGCAAAGCCGTGCCCATGGTCACCGGCCACTTCGGCAACCGCTACGTGGGTGAGGTCAGGCTCAATGTGGACGACACCAGTGGTGCCGTCACCGGCGTGCTGTCCACCCGCATGATCCGCGTCAGCGGCAACACCGTCGGCTTTCAGCCGCCAGGCAGCAACCCTGTGCCAGCCTTCGTGCCTGCGGATGCCGACGCTGTGGCCGGAGACCCTGCCTTGCAGGCGTCCGTCATCACCCCGGTGGGCAGCTTCATTGCTGCGCTCAACGCCCAGGTCATCGGCACCACTGCCACCAAGCTCAACGGCCCCACCCACGTGGCCTGCACACCGCTGCCCTGCGAATACACGGAGGGCGTGCGCAACGCAGACACCGGACTGGGCAACCTGGTGGCCGACGCCATGCGCTTTGCCGGTGGCGCCGAGGTGGCCATCCAGAACGGTGGCGGCATCCGCACCAGCATCGCTGCAGCTGGCAATGTGACCACCGGTGACACTTTCAACGTGTTGCCCTTCACCAACCTGGTGAAAACCGCGCCGGTGATGAACGCTGCGCAGCTCAAGGACCTGATGGAGCACTCGGTGGCTGCCTCCACGCCGGGTGGCTCGGCCCAGGGCCGCTTCGCGCAGATCTCCGGAATTCAGGTGACCTACGACACCACCCGCCCGGCGCGCGTGAGCACTGGTGCCGCTGCGGCGCAGGTCGGCACCGGCCAGCGCATCCGCCGCATCGTCATGGACGATGGCACCGTGCTGGTGGACAACGGCGCCGTGGTCTCGCCGCGCGCCTTCTCCTTTGCCACCATCGACTTCACCGCCAACGGCGGCGACGGTTACCCCTTCGCGGCCAACAACGTGGTGTTCAACAACACGGTCAACACCATCACCTACCAGGAAGCGCTGGCCAGTTTCATCAAGGCACCCAAGGCCGCCGGTGGCCTGCAGCGCCTGAGCCCGGCCGATGGTGACGAAATCACCACGAACATGTATGGCGAAGAAAACGCCTTCGACTTGCACGGCCGCTTGATCGACGTGGCCGTTGCCAAGGCTGTGGCCGGTGTCACGCGCACCGGCACCACCGGCCGCGACACCCTGGTGGGCACCGCCGGGGACGACATCATCATCGGCGGCGCCGGTGCCGACACGCTCACGGGTGGAGCCGGCGGAGACATCTTCCGCTTCACGAGCACCCGCGATGCGGGCGACACCATCACCGACTTCACGCCCTACGCCGACAAGCTCGACCTCACCCCGCTGCTGGGCAGCCTGGGTGTGGCGGGCAACGGGGTGGCCAGCGGACACGTGACCTTCCTTGACGTGATCGGTGGCGTGCAGCTGTCCATCGACACCGACGGCGCCGCTGGCCCCGCCGTGGCGCGCCCGCTCGTCCTGCTCAAGGGTCTCACCGCCGCGCAGATGGCGCCGGGTCGAGACCTGCTGGCCCCCATCGCTCCCTGA